aaatagtGTGATAAACAACACGTTGGTTAATCTGAAGTTAAGAATTTAGTGGCTGAAGTGTTGGATAAAGGTGTGAGTGGCgtcaggatttatttatttatttagaaaacagaAGCAAGAAACCATAACACTCAAGTGCCATACTAACATAAAGCAAACAAGGCACATTCATTTTACTATTTATAATTTTCCCACTTGGACGCTCTGATgtgttaaatgtactgtattatatAGGTGTACTTGATCCAAGAGAGTGATCTCATTTCAGACAGaaggacacacagacatcaaAAGACTGGCTTCAAAGTCACGTACATAATAAAATGCCCACATACTGCACTCCCCTCAGTAGTTCAGTTTTGGCCCCTCACCTTTGGTGAGTGTGACCTACGAACAAGAAAAGCTTTGAGAATCACATTCttaaacacatttcatacaGATTTGTTGAGCATTAGAAAAGTTGACTTTCTCTGATATTAACTTGTGACACATATGTAACATACTTGTGCACAATAATTAAATATCATATAACTATGTCAGGTATTAATATTCATCTCATATATTCAGCTTGCAGTGATCTTCACGGTTGACTGAACATCAAAAGGCTTCAGGAAGAGTGAAACAGAAGCAGGCTGTAACCAAAGTGTGATTTCAGTGGGAGTATTTACATCATGCCATTCAAGTGTGGGCCTTGCACCACTCCACTGTATTTATGTTGCTCTGGTCTGTCCCACAACAACACGGCTTTATTGAAATGCATGCAGATGTGTCTTGTGAAAGTCAGGGTGAAACACgggacataaaataaaaagaggacaCAGATTGCAATTAGGCCCATTGTCCCCCATTTATATGGTTATTGGGTGGTGCCACTTGCAGTTTGGTCGTGTCAAAGTTCTCACAGTCAGGATGCCATCTCTCTCACTGGGGCTGCCGTAGCCTCCTCTGGCAACTATCTGCTAACAATGTTCATCTCACTTGGGTGACAAAGCTTCTAGGTGGGTCTGGCTGGAGGGAAGGGCCCATTTCCTTCAGCCACAACACAGCGTTGCTGCAGGGCCGGAGTTTCTGTCCATCCTGTGatctgtttcatgttttgtacttgttttcttcctttcagaTGGCGTGAAAAGTGTCAAGGTGTGGAATGAGCTGCTGTCAGCCACCAAGTCACTAAATCAAACCTGAATCCAGCCGTTTCACAGGGGTTTCAAACACAGCGCAGTCTTCAACGAGTCTGTCTTCATTTCCCATCGCGTTGCAGGGTTTAAAGGCCGTGGTATTTTATGAATGTCTGGGAAAACAGCTTAGTAATGAGTTTTAGTCGCAGGACAAACAGTGACAGGTGGTTTAAAATATAGTATATGATGTGGGGGTGGGCAGACTGATGAATCCACATGAATGAGAACGGAAGGGTATCGCTTTTTGTGGTGCTTTCACTCTGGAGGGGGTGTGTATCAATCTTTCTGTGTGATAATGGGGTTAGATAGCAGTGAGACCTGGCCTCTGGTGGTGACATTGTTGCAGGTCTCAAAGACTATCAGGGGTCCAGTGGCTGAGCCGGAGCACTGGTGGGCTCTATTCACATCCAACCCCTAATCTATCTTGAGATCAGGTCTTTCTCTTCAACAAAGCTCCATCTATTTCCAAACTCTCATCACTgagatttctttgtgttattattgtttctCCAAAACCACAGTTGGCTCCTGCAGTCCCTCAAAAGAATCCAATTATTGGTTCAGccttattttttcctctttcttcctaTGACAAATCCACAGACTGTGTTTGAGCATTATGGCTTTAATCTAATGATGTTCATGGATGGACAGCTTGTTCACATCCTAGGTTTGTGACTGAGAGGTAAAAGAAATTGGATTTAATTTGTGCTTAAGAAGTGAATGGAAGGCATCAGTATTATCTGTGGTAGGTTTCCAGTGGCGTCTTTATAGTGAGGTACCATCTTCAGACAGACAGTGTGACTAAATCAGTGTCCTTCATGATTTCGCATAACCACCGACTACAAGCTTATTTGCATGAATGTCACTGATAAGGTTTTAAAGTTGGTAACAGAGATACATTATAAATGGTAATGTTGTGATGCGTACAGTTTTtgcatataaatacattttttaatttgtagatTGCCTGTTTTGAGTTTGAGCTACATGATGTGTTATTGTTATAGATTAGTTAGGGTACTCCTGGACAAATCATCATAGGCATCTGTCATCACTTCAACTTGTTGCTTCGTGACCTTTCAAAgctgattttcattttcattttcatttcagtaatTCTGAAAGACGAGCATCAGTTGGCACCACTCACCACCGTGGCGTCACAAGTATTTTTTCCTTCCAGACTAGAGAAAGCTATTACACAAAAGTCACAACTTTATGAATTTACTATAAATTTGAGACTGGTGGTGCCTATGTCTTATATTAAGTCTCTATTTACTCACATGACAATGTGCTGTCATCTTCAAGTACcacatttatacatatataatatatgtttgAAGGCCTCTTACAGTATGTTGGACACTCAGGGGTGCACCGTCACTTATAACTTGGTATTCACAGTTCACAGAAGGCAACAAAATTACTTTATTATATATACAATTAAGAGAACAACAGCCTgcttgtttatgttgttttattttggtgttaAGGAGTTAACTTTTGAAATCTACTACACGCAGCAGGACAAATGATTCCTGTGTGcagtcagtggaaaaaaaacagagatgagGTAAAAATGCTACAGTGTTACACGTCACACAACACTGTTTCAAGAAGTATTTCTGCAAATATATACTTTTACTTACTAATATATACAGAGCAcgaaataaataattataaaaaaaacgaCACATTTTAGAAATCCataagaaaaagcaaaaaagtaGTTTGTACAAAACTTTGGATTTAAAGACTTAACAAAGAAAATTAGAACATAAGAAAATTGTCCATACAAGCAATCAGTCACATACAAGGTGTACGACATTAAACGCAACAGGTGTTGGACAGAAGATGGCTGCTGTgtactttattaaaacatgagTTCTCAGTCgttgttgttgatgttcagttgtGATGTAGAGTAATCATGGGTTGGCAATTTCGAGTAAAATCGGAGCACTATACATGCCTGAGACATAGCGTTACATTGACTGTAAACAATAGTTGAGGCTTTCGGGGAAATGGTGTGCACAAGGATTGATAAACATGTTACAGTTTGGATGATATTTCAGTAGTTTTTcaattttcaaataaataaatactatgtTGTATTTCTTCTCAAATTAAGGGCGAGCAACACGATCGGTTTTGCTCTGACGTTTAGCATGACTACAAAATCCATAGACAACTACAAAATAACAACTTCTATGTTGGTCTATTTTGGTTAAATGGGAATTACTGTGTGTAAGAATTAGTCAAAacttcacattttttttccaaactatatatattatatttctttcaCAGAAAGAATCAATACATGCAAGAATATCTAGTACATataacacagacaaagacacaatatATGTAAAAACctaaagcacacacatacacatataatCTTTACTTAGCAGCATTAAAATAAGGGAAGTATTGATAGTTTCAGTGATGCTGCTTGTTGTTTAGTTTGGGGAACAATAAGCCACAACTGAGAATAATCACATGCAGAGGTTTTGGTAATTTTTTTGTACTAAAACTGCAAATTATGCTGCATTATACAGAGCTTATATGATACAGCTTAGTTTGCGGttcatttgacatttatgtttttttttatgtttgtttgttttgttgtttttaatggagCACATGATTTACTTCTATTTAACCaaacatggaaataaaagaatattatgtttaaatgaagtatgaatgaaacacaaatgtgagATTATCACTTTTATAAATAACAGTTTCCCCCATACCCAGTCACATGAGACACTGCTAATACTGATAAGAACAAGGAGAATATGCTTCATATTTCTCGACAGGACAAGTGCTGACCTTTCAGATTCATTTACAGCTCTCTGACCACCGGTTTCATTTCTTGTCTTTGGTCATATCtctctactgtatgttgttaCTCTCAAGAAAAAGCTTCCAGTGTTTTCATATGTTTCAGGAAGTGTGCAGACTGTGAATGTTCTTGTTTTGCCAATGTTCAGTAGATGTGGCTCATGTCTACTCCTGGATAAAATTAGTCATTTAAAGCAGATATTAATTTGTTAGCTTAAGAATTTGTGAATATGTAAACACATTACAGCATGATAACTACATTCACTCAGGTGCAAGTGCATTCTTACCCAAATGTCAGTAATGTATTAACACTCTAAAACAAATACCCACTCACACAACTATACTGTTAGTTTTAAGgtataaacatacatacaaataatgTTGAGGAAGAGAATGCATGCTGTGTAGTGTGTTTGATCATGTAAATTGTTGATAAAGGTTAGCATTTTTGTGGCAGAAACAACGGATGATTAAGCATTGAAGAACTGTGACATTTGTCCCACAGGCTATTTTCCTAAACAGCAACTACTTGGAACACAGCAAGAAAAATTACCAATATGGTGTTTGTCAATTAGCCAACAGTTCTCCTTTTCTGTGTCAGTGCACAAAAACACCTTTGTCATCAACATTTTtgtcatcatcaccaccacagtTCAGACAGATGATGCTTTGCGATGCTGATATAGACCTTTAAGTCTGCCACTCGAGTCCATGGACAGGTCAGACAAGGTTGCAGTCTTTCATTTCTAGTAGAAATGTTCTGGTATTTGTTCTTCTGCCTATTAAAGTCTTTAAATATAGGTGAGAAAAGCGGAGAATCAGAAGTCCCTATTTGCAGGTGTGCACGTCATAGACTCTCACACACTCCTGACAGCTGACGTAGCAGCACCAGTGGAAAATACAGTGGcacttctcctttcttttctcagtCCGCGTGTTGTGACCTCTTCCACAGCACAGGAGGTCACATCCGTCAATGCCATGTGACGTCAGGTTGCAGATGCGATCACGAGTCCCAAAGGAACCTGTCTGAGGGTTAGGGTCGCAAAAATTCGGTGAGCTCTCGTAATAAACCAAGTCGCGGTCTGTGGGGGGTTTGAAGTAGTTGTATTTGGGTCTCAGGGTCTCCACCCATCCACGGGACTCTTTATGTTTCTCCACCACCATCTCCGATGCACTGTCATATTTATCCTTCATGTAGTCACCAATAGCTCGGAAGTCAGGCTGAGACCACCAGCACGTCTTGACCTCGCAGCTCCCGGAAAGACCATGGCACTTACACTTCAGAAACATGTTGTCGTTTAGGGActaaaaaagaacacaaagcaaaacagtgTCTTtgttaaaaatctgaaaatgaaaaaactgcTACAACACAGTAACCAGGAAGAGTTTGGGGATAACTAACCGTTCTTCCTGCCTCATTGTTGTGGCGGTTCATGGCTGAACGTGCATCAGGACGGTTCTCCCTCGCATCAGCAAACTCCCTGGACACCATGCTCCCGAACTCCACATCCTCACTGCAGCCACCCCACTTCCATCCCTCGCCTGGGGTCCCCTTGTGGCGTGTGTCACATCCACAGATGGTGGCTGAACCTTCAGCACAGGCACGGGTCACAGCAAACGCCACTCCCGCCGAGGCAATGGCGTGAACAAATGCTGACTCTCTAGTAGCTGAAAAGAGAATTATACACATCTATAAGACATAGTTTGGTTGAAAAACTTGCAGAAACCTTTCTGTCAAATTAAGTTGAGACATGAACAAAGAGTTTTTAAGTTATAATCACTAGATAATGCTAGAGAATATAGGTCAGCATCAGTTTACATGGATATCTGCTTGTGTTTGATTTTGTCTAATTGCATAAGCAAATACTTCTTAATCCACGTCAATAAGACAACATCAAACAGACTATACATACTATGATGTAGAGTCCATTGTTGGCTACATATCTTTAGGTCACACCTACCAAGGTATaccagtgtgtgttcatttagCCCAAACATCAATCGTGCTGTCTTAGAATAAGACCAGCAAGACCTCTGTGGCTCTGTCTGACATTGCTAACTGATGACTCAGAGGGATCAGGATCTTccagagagatgagaggaagagaCGGGCCTGACAGGCCTATAATTAAGAGACTCAATTAAGCTTTTGAAAGGTTAGGATATGGCCTCACACTGAGGGGACAagccacagacacaaaacagaatCGGGATGGTAGTGTCCAGATATGCAACTCTGGGTGTCGTAGAAAGACATGCATTGCATGCTTCAGCATTTCCTGCTTCAACAAGAGATCGTCTTGAATTTATGTACTTGTATGGTCTTGCACAATTacaagaaaagagagagaaaggagagatgaCGAGGTCACGTGAGTGGAGACACCAGGGGCAAACATAAAATGGGCAATATGAAAGAAAGTCAAGGGATAAACAGAGACACCCTTGAAAACTATTGATCTCAATAGTTTGGGAGTGTGTCGAGGCAGAAAGAAAGgcagtgcatgtgcatgtttctgtctAACAACAgaggtaaagaaagaaaagaaagaagggaggcGTATAAAGCTAAAGGGACTAGGAGCTCCTCCCTTATAGCAGGTTCCAACCAGTTTGAGGACTAAAGGGCATTAGAAACAATGATGCAAGAGAAAAAGTCTACTGGCatcctccaccacccacctcaTACTACTTCTGTGTACACACAAGACTACTAATAGTCACACAAACGTTACATATAAAATGCTACTCTCCTTTGTCGAATCCTGCTCAGTGCATTCACCACAGACCATTTCACTTGGATATCATTTTCTTTGTTATGATGGTGAGATGCAATCACAGCATGAGGAAACTGTCTACAGTGATTAATTACATATCATCATGCATCATCTATAACTGACCAAGTAtgaactttttgttttttaaagtttagcGTTATGACTGAGTTGAAGTGCATTTCCGAGGTGCTAATCCTCTCAATCTAAAATGTCAAGGTATTTATACAGTGGTGCTAAAAAGATATTTTGTGTCTAGATTTTGTGGGACTGTCCACCTTTGAAACTTCCAGGTGTTTAATTATATTCTTCTCTGTAACACAAAACTAAATCACAAGCATAAACAAAATGGACCTAAAACAGAACCCAGGGGGACACCTGTGGAAATGATGCTGCGGACTATAAGTGGGTGGAGGGATGAAAATGGGAATGGACAAGAGATATTGGCAAATTAAATATGCCCTGgtgtctttctctgtttatAAAGTTGTATTGACTTCCAAACATTTGTGagaatattaatttattaatatttacaaaCACTTCAGTCTAGCACTAATACTACTGTCCATAAAGTTCTAAACTGTTTATTACCATTAACCctttatgctttttgttttaagtgtatcaaatcaaatgtttttttctacacaataacaataataataaacaaaaacaactaaaggTAATTAATCCTACTCAAAACACACAGGATTTATGAGGAGAATATGAGGAGTGTTCATATTGTAACCCTGGTGCCAATGTTAATGATGTTAATGCAAGTTTTTAACTTGTATCTCAGTATAAAAAAGCAATCAGAGGTTTATCTTACTTACAGTGTACTTTATCTAACTTCTActcatatttcatttcatttagaaatgtaGTCCCTTGCAATAGCACTTACTTCACCTGGAAACACCAACTGATACATTAGTTCCActgcttttcttatttttatgaccaatttatgGTATTTCAGGATGCTTTTCCTCCAACAATACTCCTCCACCAAACTTTGCCAGAGCCTGGCAGCCCAAGTGGTCCCTACAACCTGCTGGGGGGTTGAATCCCCTATTGTGATGCCACTGTCACGCTGTGTTAGTCTCACAATGGCCCCAGatattttatatgaaatttGCCCTGGCCAGTGATTAGTGGGGACCAAGTTAAGTCATAGCAACAGAGAACTATGCATTGGCTGGACCCTGCTTGTCGGCAGACGGGGAAATCCCTATTCAAATGGTTTAATAAAACAATCTAAAGGGCGTGTGAATGGGGAAAAGCAGTTTTTCTCCTGCTTAATCTCATGGTTGCGAAGATATTGTGCTCTGAGCAGTGCCCAGCAGGGAGTGGGGCTAAGGTCCCCCCATCAACTCCATTTACCACaccccttctttctttcttgcccAGAGTTAATGATATACTGGTGCGCTAGTTTCCCTCCCCCAGCATGGAGAGACATACGTCTCATGAAAAGCAGAGACCCTTTTGCTCATCCTAAATAGTTACACTTTCTTATTCTCAGGTCGTAGGTCGTAACCCACATCCCCTAACGGTTTCCCGGTTAGATGCTCTGATGGTTTAGATGGGACTCAGTGAGTCAGGTTAAGTTTGAGTTGGATTCCCTGGTAAAGAAAGTGCCTACAGGGCATGAAGATTAGATAAGTCACGGCTACCACAGAATTAAACTTTGCAGGTCcttcacatattttacatattatgtAACAGGAGTTTCCTATGACCcctatttaatttaatggttTCAAGCCGAACAGTGACTGCATGTCTATACCTGTGTGGTTTTGTGGTTGGTAATACTTGTGAAACTGTGATCGTCCACTTTTTGTAATCTTAATTATTCTATCATATGACTCATAAACTGCAGCCCGATTATACCCATATAGTAGTGTAAGTGTTCTGTAAATACCAAGAATGCCGAAACTGCTCCGGGATCGGCTCTGTGAACACCTGCGCGGCTTTCTATTACCTTTCATCACAGGCAGATTCCAGCAGTGCATGTTTTGACACTTTAGTTAATGTAAATTAATGAGTGCTGACGCAGACATAGCCTAAAGCTAGGGCTTGTGATGTTGGGTGtggagtgagagagaaacataGAAGGAGGGTCTGACCCTGTGtgatggagaaagaaaatatgCAGGTTAAAGAATATGATCATTTTAAAGGCTGGAGTAACTTAACTTTTTCATGTTATAATATATAAGATTCAGTTTGACAGCGTGCATTTAGATAGATGAATCTTTGTGTGTGGCCATGTGAGTGTATGATCACATCTGACGCGGGCATGTATATGTGTTTAAAAGGAGGTTGTGTGAGTGATTTAATTATTTCCACAAGCAGAAACTGTAACATGTTTTCCATCCAGCCTATACTGTAATTGTATTCTTTTAGCTGTGTAGTCTCAACTCAATTCACAAAATCACTTCCTCCTTTAAGGTCCATGTTTTTCAGCTTCTTAATCCGCCtctgtaaaacaaactaatgtcATTGGTGAAAAGGACATGGGTAGTGATGGGCTAACTGATAGGAACTAAGCTTCTGAAGCCAATAAAGGCGCCTTACTCTTCCTTTGAGATTTGCCCCTAAAAAGGCAGGAGGAAACCGACACACAACAGTTTGAAttgcagacaaacagacaccAGTGAGGACAATGGCCCTGTtgcacagacaaacagcagcatcaatCAAATCCAATGAAATGGAAGCCCTCTCCTACTAAGCCCTATCAAAGACCCGTGAGCCCCTGAGTCACTCTCCTTGGCCTCTGACAAAGGCACTTAATCCAGTCACTTTGACCTCTCACATTATTAAGGGCCTCAGTGACCTTAATCCAATCAAAATGATTTACTAAAGCCCAGTAGCTGcctcctctttccactctgtATTCCTGCAATTTAGGCCTGGGAGGGAGGCAATAGGAGAGATGTGATGGCATTTTGCACCACAAAAGGGCTGGGATTGAGAACC
The window above is part of the Anabas testudineus chromosome 17, fAnaTes1.2, whole genome shotgun sequence genome. Proteins encoded here:
- the wnt3a gene encoding protein Wnt-3a is translated as MFCETLRMIYLGCFLLLCGLTHVMASYPIWWSLAVGHQYSSLGTQPILCGSIPGLVPKQLRFCRNYVEIMPSVAEGVKIGIQECQHQFRGRRWNCTTINDNLAIFGPVLDKATRESAFVHAIASAGVAFAVTRACAEGSATICGCDTRHKGTPGEGWKWGGCSEDVEFGSMVSREFADARENRPDARSAMNRHNNEAGRTSLNDNMFLKCKCHGLSGSCEVKTCWWSQPDFRAIGDYMKDKYDSASEMVVEKHKESRGWVETLRPKYNYFKPPTDRDLVYYESSPNFCDPNPQTGSFGTRDRICNLTSHGIDGCDLLCCGRGHNTRTEKRKEKCHCIFHWCCYVSCQECVRVYDVHTCK